In Hamadaea flava, a genomic segment contains:
- a CDS encoding ABC transporter substrate-binding protein: MHRRLVTLALVAGLAVAGCSSSPSAPGDATREITHAMGTTKIPITPKRVVVLDTDKIDTALTLGVTPVGAAVAGEAKSWPTYFGEDKLSGITEVGTLQEPNLEKIASLKPDLILGSKFRQEKYYDELTAIAPTVFTAQVGSTWKENFLLDGDALGHKAEATTALEAYEKRAKEVGTKLGDPSKIKVSIARFLPDALRAYGPTSFSGIVVGDTGLGRPEFQLLADKEDKRFVAVSAEKLNLLDGDVIFVAAYGEKAAQQQATVSAGPLWQGLSAVKAGKAYVVKDEVWMTGIGVTAANKILDDLATHLSA, translated from the coding sequence ATGCATCGCCGTTTGGTCACGTTGGCGCTCGTAGCCGGGCTCGCCGTCGCCGGTTGCTCGTCCTCGCCGTCCGCCCCGGGCGACGCCACGCGTGAGATCACCCACGCGATGGGTACCACGAAGATCCCGATCACGCCGAAGCGCGTGGTGGTCCTCGACACCGACAAGATCGACACGGCGCTCACCCTCGGCGTGACCCCGGTCGGCGCGGCCGTCGCCGGCGAGGCGAAGTCCTGGCCGACCTACTTCGGCGAGGACAAGCTCAGCGGCATCACCGAGGTCGGCACGCTGCAGGAGCCGAACCTCGAGAAGATCGCGTCGCTGAAGCCCGACCTGATCCTGGGCTCGAAGTTCCGCCAGGAGAAGTACTACGACGAGCTGACCGCGATCGCCCCGACCGTGTTCACCGCCCAGGTCGGCTCGACCTGGAAGGAGAACTTCCTCCTCGACGGCGACGCCCTCGGACACAAGGCCGAGGCGACCACCGCGCTCGAGGCGTACGAGAAGCGGGCCAAGGAGGTCGGCACCAAGCTCGGCGACCCGTCGAAGATCAAGGTGTCGATCGCGCGCTTCCTGCCCGACGCCCTGCGCGCGTACGGCCCGACCTCGTTCTCCGGCATCGTCGTCGGCGACACCGGCCTGGGCCGCCCCGAGTTCCAGCTGCTCGCCGACAAGGAAGACAAGCGCTTCGTCGCCGTCAGCGCGGAGAAGCTGAACCTCCTCGACGGGGACGTCATCTTCGTCGCGGCGTACGGCGAGAAGGCCGCTCAGCAGCAGGCGACGGTCAGCGCCGGACCCCTGTGGCAGGGGCTGTCGGCGGTGAAGGCCGGCAAGGCGTACGTGGTCAAGGACGAGGTCTGGATGACGGGCATCGGGGTGACCGCCGCGAACAAGATCCTCGACGACCTCGCCACCCACCTCTCCGCCTAA
- a CDS encoding methylated-DNA--[protein]-cysteine S-methyltransferase, protein MDTPLGPFSVLADGPVVLASGFTTDEGTLRRNVHPSLHGMYRPDPDPIRAAVDAYFAGDVAAIDEIQVRQIGSPFRSQAWKVLREVHDPITYTRFAELSGNPRAIRAAASACATNAAALFVPCHRILRTDGSLGGYLWGLDVKRELLQHEQK, encoded by the coding sequence ATGGACACTCCGCTCGGCCCGTTCTCGGTGCTCGCCGACGGCCCGGTCGTGCTGGCGTCGGGCTTCACCACCGACGAAGGCACCCTGCGCCGCAACGTGCATCCGTCGCTGCATGGGATGTACCGGCCGGATCCCGACCCGATCCGGGCGGCGGTCGACGCGTACTTCGCCGGGGATGTCGCCGCGATCGACGAGATCCAGGTACGCCAGATCGGTTCGCCGTTCCGCAGCCAAGCCTGGAAAGTCCTCCGGGAAGTGCACGACCCGATCACGTACACGCGGTTCGCTGAGCTGTCCGGCAACCCCCGGGCGATCCGGGCGGCGGCGAGCGCCTGCGCGACCAATGCGGCCGCGCTCTTCGTGCCGTGTCACCGCATCCTGCGGACCGACGGCAGCCTCGGCGGCTACCTCTGGGGGCTGGATGTGAAGCGGGAACTACTGCAGCACGAACAGAAGTAA
- a CDS encoding FecCD family ABC transporter permease codes for MGRRIGLLLGAAALLVLAVAASLAIGARPIPLGDVLSALFHPDGSETAVIVHDLRIPRTVVGLAVGPALAVAGLVMQALTRNPLAEPRILGISAGASTGVVLAIAVFGIGTLAGWIWFALLGALAAGAIVFTLGLRLGTGASSPITLALTGAAVDACLGAVIYTLLSTSTRTFDQFRFWAVGSLSGRGLDLVVQAAPILLLGLVSAIAAARGLDGLALGDEVAVGLGHRIALVRTSAAIAAVTLTGAAVALAGPIAFVGLAVPHAARALSARLKTGTSHALLLPLSALMGGVLVLVADTVGRVIAPPGEVPAGVLTALVGAPLLIALTRRNRLVAA; via the coding sequence ATGGGGAGGCGAATCGGGCTACTGCTCGGCGCGGCGGCACTGCTGGTGCTCGCCGTCGCGGCCAGCCTGGCGATCGGGGCCCGCCCCATCCCGCTCGGCGACGTCCTCAGCGCACTGTTCCATCCCGACGGTTCCGAGACCGCCGTCATCGTCCACGACCTGCGCATTCCGCGTACCGTCGTCGGGCTCGCGGTCGGACCGGCGCTCGCCGTAGCCGGGCTCGTCATGCAGGCGCTCACCCGCAACCCGCTCGCCGAGCCGCGCATCCTCGGCATCTCGGCCGGCGCGTCCACCGGCGTCGTGCTCGCCATCGCGGTCTTCGGCATCGGCACTCTCGCCGGCTGGATCTGGTTCGCGCTGCTCGGCGCGCTCGCCGCCGGCGCGATCGTCTTCACCCTCGGACTCCGGCTCGGCACCGGCGCCAGCAGCCCGATCACCCTCGCGCTCACCGGCGCGGCCGTCGACGCCTGCCTCGGCGCGGTCATCTACACGCTGCTCAGCACGTCCACGCGTACCTTCGACCAGTTCCGCTTCTGGGCGGTCGGCTCGCTGTCCGGCCGCGGCCTCGACCTGGTGGTCCAGGCCGCGCCGATCCTCCTGCTCGGGCTGGTCAGCGCCATCGCGGCGGCCCGCGGGCTCGACGGTCTCGCGCTCGGCGACGAGGTCGCGGTGGGTCTCGGTCATCGAATCGCACTTGTACGCACATCGGCCGCGATCGCCGCGGTGACCCTCACCGGGGCCGCGGTGGCACTGGCGGGGCCGATCGCGTTCGTCGGGTTGGCGGTGCCCCACGCCGCTCGTGCGCTCTCGGCTCGGCTCAAGACGGGCACCTCGCACGCGTTGCTACTGCCGCTGTCGGCGCTCATGGGCGGCGTACTGGTGCTGGTGGCAGACACGGTCGGCCGGGTCATCGCGCCGCCCGGCGAGGTCCCGGCGGGCGTCCTGACGGCATTGGTCGGCGCTCCCCTACTCATCGCGTTGACGCGGCGGAACCGGCTGGTCGCGGCATGA
- a CDS encoding FecCD family ABC transporter permease, with amino-acid sequence MRRLRYAGWLAVAAVVLAGAMALSVSVGEADLPWSLALDLRLPRTALAAVSGALFGVGGALIQSVTRNALASPDVIGVTQGAGLAAVIAVTAGLPYAFVAPTALAGGLLAAAVAFLLGARSGFTANRFVLGGVAIAFALRAGIEVTLTTADAIDAQRAQIWLLGSVNGLGWAEATPLAITLVVALPLLAMAAWALRTSALDDDTARGLGARPVGVRAGVGALGVVMAALATATVGAVDFVALVAPQTAQRIARTERPPIALAAVIGAALVVVADLVARRVLAPTQLPVGVVTAAIGGPFLIFLLLRARRA; translated from the coding sequence ATGAGACGACTCCGGTACGCGGGCTGGCTGGCCGTCGCGGCGGTCGTCCTCGCGGGCGCGATGGCGCTCAGCGTCTCCGTCGGGGAGGCGGACCTGCCCTGGTCGCTCGCGCTGGACCTGCGGCTGCCGCGGACCGCGTTGGCAGCGGTCTCCGGCGCGCTCTTCGGCGTCGGCGGCGCCCTCATCCAGTCGGTCACCCGGAACGCCCTGGCCAGCCCGGACGTCATCGGCGTGACACAGGGCGCCGGGCTCGCCGCGGTGATCGCCGTGACCGCGGGCCTCCCGTACGCCTTCGTCGCGCCGACCGCCCTCGCGGGCGGCCTCCTCGCCGCCGCGGTCGCGTTCCTGCTCGGCGCCCGCAGCGGGTTCACCGCGAACCGCTTCGTCCTCGGCGGCGTCGCGATCGCCTTCGCGCTCCGGGCCGGCATCGAGGTCACCCTCACCACGGCGGACGCGATCGACGCCCAGCGGGCGCAGATCTGGCTGCTCGGCTCGGTGAACGGGCTCGGCTGGGCCGAGGCGACGCCGCTGGCGATCACCCTGGTCGTGGCGCTGCCCCTGCTCGCGATGGCAGCCTGGGCTCTGCGTACCTCGGCGCTCGACGACGACACCGCGCGTGGGCTGGGCGCCCGTCCGGTCGGCGTACGCGCCGGCGTGGGTGCGCTCGGCGTAGTCATGGCGGCGCTCGCGACGGCCACCGTCGGCGCGGTCGACTTCGTGGCCCTGGTCGCCCCGCAGACGGCTCAGCGGATCGCGCGTACCGAGCGGCCGCCGATCGCGCTCGCGGCGGTGATCGGGGCGGCCCTGGTGGTCGTGGCCGACCTCGTCGCCCGCCGGGTCCTGGCGCCGACTCAGCTGCCCGTCGGCGTGGTCACGGCGGCCATCGGCGGCCCGTTCCTGATCTTCCTGCTCCTGCGAGCCCGCCGTGCCTAG
- a CDS encoding ABC transporter ATP-binding protein has protein sequence MLSADGLTVGYEARDVLAGLDVTVPEGRFTVIIGPNACGKSTLLRSLARLLKPRGGTVRLDGVPVDEQSPRHVATRMAVLPQTPLVPEGVTVAELVGRGRSPYQRWYRQWTVDDTEAVATAMRSADVAELADRPVAALSGGQRQRVWIAMTLAQQTPILLLDEPTTYLDPAHQLEILTLLGRLRDEGKTVVAVLHDLNQAARYADHVIAMRDGQIVEAGTPRDVIDADLVARVFGMDCVVVPCPVSGAPLVVPL, from the coding sequence ATGCTCTCCGCTGACGGCCTGACCGTCGGGTACGAGGCCCGCGACGTGCTCGCCGGCCTCGACGTCACCGTCCCCGAGGGCCGGTTCACGGTGATCATCGGGCCGAACGCCTGCGGCAAGTCCACCCTGCTGCGGTCGCTGGCGCGCCTGCTCAAACCGCGCGGTGGGACGGTCCGGCTGGACGGCGTACCCGTTGATGAACAGTCACCGCGGCATGTCGCGACCCGGATGGCCGTGCTCCCGCAGACTCCGTTGGTGCCCGAGGGCGTGACCGTGGCCGAGCTGGTCGGCCGCGGCCGGTCGCCGTACCAGCGCTGGTATCGCCAGTGGACGGTCGACGACACCGAGGCCGTCGCGACCGCCATGCGCAGCGCGGACGTCGCGGAGCTGGCCGACCGGCCGGTGGCCGCGCTGTCGGGCGGGCAGCGGCAGCGCGTCTGGATCGCGATGACGCTGGCCCAGCAGACCCCGATCCTGCTGCTCGACGAGCCCACCACCTACCTGGACCCGGCCCACCAGCTGGAGATCCTCACGCTGCTCGGCCGCCTGCGCGACGAGGGGAAGACGGTGGTCGCCGTCCTCCACGACCTCAACCAGGCCGCCCGGTACGCCGACCATGTCATCGCGATGCGGGACGGTCAGATCGTCGAAGCCGGTACGCCGCGCGACGTGATCGACGCCGACCTGGTCGCCCGCGTCTTCGGCATGGACTGTGTGGTCGTGCCCTGCCCGGTCAGCGGGGCTCCGCTGGTCGTCCCTCTGTAG
- a CDS encoding (deoxy)nucleoside triphosphate pyrophosphohydrolase, whose product MRIIVGAAIIEDGRVLACERSDPPETAGRWEFPGGKVEPGEAEIDALVRECEEELGVRVRVGERVGGDVPMANGRSVLRVYTAVLLDGDRPQALEHAQLRWLAVDELGEVPWLPADAPIVAALPTFLT is encoded by the coding sequence ATGAGGATCATCGTCGGCGCCGCGATCATCGAGGACGGGCGCGTGCTCGCGTGCGAGCGTTCGGACCCGCCGGAGACGGCCGGCCGATGGGAGTTTCCGGGCGGCAAGGTCGAGCCGGGCGAGGCCGAGATCGACGCGCTGGTCCGGGAGTGCGAGGAGGAGCTCGGCGTACGCGTCCGGGTCGGTGAGCGGGTCGGCGGGGACGTTCCGATGGCCAACGGCCGGTCGGTGTTGCGCGTCTACACCGCGGTGCTGCTGGACGGCGACCGGCCGCAGGCGCTGGAGCACGCGCAGTTGCGTTGGCTGGCCGTCGACGAGCTGGGCGAGGTGCCCTGGCTGCCCGCCGACGCGCCGATCGTCGCCGCCCTCCCGACCTTCCTCACCTAA
- a CDS encoding winged helix-turn-helix domain-containing protein encodes MSTLVAPPEATAAITTELELNVDARTATLLGVPIRFTRREFDLLLFLTEHAGICFTRLQLLRSVWGHEFSGERTVDVHVRRVRVKLAGFGPTIATVHGFGYRLDDTDRVRITHVR; translated from the coding sequence ATGAGCACACTCGTCGCCCCTCCGGAGGCCACCGCCGCCATCACGACCGAACTCGAGCTCAACGTCGACGCTCGCACCGCGACCCTGCTGGGCGTGCCGATCCGGTTCACCCGCCGCGAGTTCGACCTGCTGCTCTTCCTGACCGAGCACGCCGGGATCTGCTTCACCCGCCTGCAACTGCTCCGGTCGGTCTGGGGCCACGAGTTCAGCGGCGAGCGCACGGTCGACGTGCACGTCCGGCGCGTCCGCGTGAAGCTGGCCGGGTTCGGCCCGACGATCGCCACCGTCCACGGGTTCGGGTACCGGCTCGACGACACGGACCGGGTGCGCATCACCCACGTCCGGTAG
- a CDS encoding DNA recombination protein RmuC produces the protein METVALALICLLAGGALGWLAAKGRAVTEIATLRATLDATQAGEARLEQSLKALTYEATLQSHEAVSRAVAPLHETLRRYEEQVALLEKDRVDAYASLRTELQLVSDVSTKLRSETSQLVAALRAPQVRGRWGEHQLRRIVEAAGMLEHCDFAEQVTSTTDDGVVRPDLVVSLHGGRSVVVDSKAPFDSYLTAMEARDARQRDTYLDAHARALRSHVDALSAKGYWKAFVQTPEFVVLFVPADPFLDAALQRDPTLLEYAFSRDIVLATPATLVAMLRTIAYSWRSEALARDAVKVQELAKRLYNRLGTLGNHLTRLGNSLKGSVDAFNATVGSLERQTLVTARQLAELGVADTPLPEIAVVELAPRQLQAPELVTLPDDAPGRTE, from the coding sequence GTGGAGACCGTCGCGCTCGCCCTGATCTGTCTGCTGGCTGGTGGCGCCCTGGGGTGGCTGGCGGCGAAGGGCCGGGCGGTGACCGAGATCGCGACTCTGCGCGCCACCCTCGACGCGACCCAGGCCGGCGAAGCGCGACTGGAACAGTCGTTGAAAGCGCTGACCTACGAGGCGACCTTGCAGTCCCACGAGGCGGTCTCGCGCGCGGTCGCGCCGTTGCATGAGACGTTGCGCCGCTACGAGGAGCAGGTCGCGCTGCTGGAGAAGGACCGGGTCGACGCGTACGCCTCCCTGCGGACCGAGTTGCAGCTGGTCTCCGACGTCTCGACCAAGCTGCGGTCGGAGACGTCGCAGCTGGTCGCAGCCCTGCGGGCGCCCCAGGTACGCGGCCGGTGGGGCGAGCATCAGCTGCGCCGGATCGTCGAGGCGGCCGGGATGCTGGAGCACTGCGACTTCGCCGAGCAGGTCACCAGCACCACCGATGACGGCGTGGTACGGCCCGACCTGGTCGTCAGCCTCCATGGTGGACGATCAGTGGTGGTCGACAGCAAGGCTCCGTTCGACTCGTACCTGACGGCGATGGAGGCGCGCGACGCCCGCCAGCGCGACACCTACCTCGACGCCCACGCCCGTGCGCTTCGGTCTCATGTGGACGCGCTGTCGGCCAAGGGGTACTGGAAGGCGTTCGTGCAGACCCCGGAGTTCGTCGTGCTGTTCGTCCCGGCCGACCCGTTCCTCGACGCCGCCCTGCAACGCGATCCGACCCTGCTGGAGTACGCATTCAGCCGCGACATCGTGCTCGCCACCCCGGCGACCCTCGTCGCGATGCTGCGGACGATCGCGTACTCGTGGCGGTCGGAGGCGCTGGCCCGGGACGCCGTGAAGGTGCAGGAACTCGCCAAGCGCCTCTACAACCGGCTCGGTACGCTCGGCAATCACCTGACCCGGCTGGGCAACTCGCTCAAGGGGTCGGTGGACGCGTTCAACGCGACCGTCGGCTCGCTGGAGCGGCAGACACTCGTGACCGCGCGGCAGCTCGCCGAGCTGGGCGTCGCGGACACGCCGCTGCCGGAGATCGCCGTCGTCGAACTCGCGCCCCGGCAGCTCCAAGCGCCCGAGTTGGTCACCCTCCCCGACGACGCCCCCGGGCGCACGGAGTGA
- a CDS encoding DNA-3-methyladenine glycosylase 2 family protein yields MDLYRVIAGRDRRFDGDFWFGVTSTGIFCRPSCPARTPKPQNVRFFPSPAAATKAGFRACRRCLPDAVPGSARWDLRADVTARSIRLIADGVVDREGVPGLASRLGYSERQLHRLLTGELGAGPLALARTQRAQTARTLIESTALGLAEIAFAAGFGSVRQFNETMHEVYGCPPSQLRRPTRMLSGEIRLKLAYRPPMDVAGLLRFLGDRAVTGVETYDGTVYRRNLRLPHGRAEVAVQPAEGHVAAMLRLADARDLAPAVARLRRLLDLDADPDAIDTALAADPAFAAQIQAFPGVRVPRAVDGFEAAVRAVVGQQISVAGARTVLAKLCRDGLFPSPAELAELPDEAFAMPVRRRETLRALARAEIDLSLGADRDEARAALLALPGIGPWTADYVLMRALGDPDVLLSTDLGTRHGAAALGLPTAPDELTAYAERWRPWRSYAQLRLWRAAL; encoded by the coding sequence GTGGACCTTTATCGCGTCATCGCCGGGCGGGATCGCCGGTTCGACGGGGACTTCTGGTTCGGGGTGACTTCGACCGGCATCTTCTGCCGTCCGAGCTGCCCCGCGCGTACGCCGAAACCCCAGAACGTGCGTTTCTTCCCCAGCCCGGCCGCGGCGACGAAGGCCGGGTTCCGGGCCTGCCGCCGGTGCCTGCCCGACGCCGTGCCGGGTTCGGCCCGCTGGGACCTCCGGGCGGACGTCACCGCCCGCAGCATCCGGCTGATCGCCGACGGCGTGGTGGACCGGGAGGGCGTACCGGGGTTGGCGTCCAGGCTCGGCTATTCGGAGCGGCAGTTGCACCGGCTGCTGACCGGTGAACTCGGCGCGGGGCCGCTCGCGCTGGCTCGCACGCAGCGGGCGCAGACGGCGCGGACGCTCATCGAGTCGACCGCGCTCGGGCTCGCCGAGATCGCGTTCGCCGCCGGGTTCGGCAGTGTGCGCCAGTTCAACGAGACGATGCACGAGGTCTACGGCTGCCCGCCGTCGCAGTTGCGCCGCCCGACCCGGATGCTGTCCGGGGAGATCCGGCTGAAGCTGGCGTATCGGCCGCCGATGGACGTCGCCGGGCTGCTGCGCTTCCTCGGCGACCGTGCGGTGACCGGGGTCGAGACCTATGACGGAACCGTCTACCGGCGCAATCTCCGGCTGCCGCACGGTCGCGCCGAGGTCGCGGTCCAGCCGGCCGAGGGGCACGTCGCGGCCATGCTCCGCCTTGCGGACGCTCGCGACCTGGCCCCCGCCGTGGCCCGGCTACGCCGCCTGCTCGACCTCGACGCCGACCCGGACGCCATCGACACCGCGCTCGCCGCCGACCCCGCCTTCGCCGCGCAGATCCAGGCTTTCCCAGGGGTTCGCGTACCGCGGGCGGTCGACGGCTTCGAAGCGGCCGTCCGGGCCGTCGTCGGGCAGCAGATCAGCGTCGCCGGGGCCCGGACGGTGCTCGCCAAGCTCTGCCGGGACGGGCTGTTCCCCAGTCCGGCGGAGCTGGCCGAGCTGCCGGACGAGGCGTTCGCGATGCCCGTCCGTCGCCGGGAGACGTTGCGGGCGCTGGCCCGGGCGGAGATCGACCTGTCCCTCGGCGCCGATCGGGACGAGGCCCGGGCGGCGTTGCTGGCACTACCCGGGATCGGCCCGTGGACCGCCGACTACGTCCTGATGCGGGCGCTCGGCGACCCCGATGTGCTGCTCTCGACGGATCTCGGCACCCGGCACGGCGCCGCCGCGCTCGGCCTGCCGACCGCGCCCGACGAGCTGACGGCGTACGCCGAACGCTGGCGGCCGTGGCGCTCCTATGCCCAGCTGCGCCTGTGGCGGGCCGCTCTCTAG
- a CDS encoding 4-hydroxy-3-methylbut-2-enyl diphosphate reductase, protein MTTPRKRVLLAKPRGYCAGVDRAVQTVERALETYGAPIYVRKQIVHNKHVVSELEKRGAIFVEENEEVPEGATVIFSAHGVAPVVYEEAKERNLRAIDATCPLVTKVHHEARRFAADDYDILLIGHEGHEEVIGTSGEAPQHIQLVDGPDGVDKVTVRDPSKVVWLSQTTLSVDETLETVARLKQKLPLLQSPPSDDICYATQNRQQVVKQIAAECDVVIVVGSRNSSNSVRLVEVAVDAGARAGYLVDFAHEIQDEWLEGATTVGLSSGASVPEDLVTDVISHLAARGFDQLEEILAAEERLVFSLPQELKRDMKAAAAQR, encoded by the coding sequence GTGACAACTCCTCGCAAGCGCGTCCTTCTGGCCAAGCCCCGCGGCTACTGCGCGGGGGTCGACCGCGCGGTCCAGACCGTCGAGCGCGCGCTCGAGACCTACGGGGCGCCCATCTACGTCCGCAAGCAGATCGTGCACAACAAGCACGTCGTCAGCGAGTTGGAGAAGCGCGGCGCGATCTTCGTCGAGGAGAACGAGGAGGTCCCCGAGGGGGCCACCGTGATCTTCTCGGCTCACGGCGTCGCCCCGGTCGTCTACGAGGAGGCCAAGGAGCGCAACCTCCGCGCGATCGACGCGACCTGCCCGCTGGTCACCAAGGTGCACCACGAGGCCCGCCGGTTCGCCGCCGACGACTACGACATCCTGCTCATCGGCCACGAGGGGCACGAGGAGGTCATCGGCACCTCGGGCGAGGCCCCCCAGCACATCCAGCTGGTGGACGGCCCCGACGGCGTCGACAAGGTGACCGTCCGGGACCCGAGCAAGGTCGTCTGGCTGTCGCAGACCACCCTCAGCGTCGACGAGACCCTGGAGACGGTCGCCCGGCTCAAGCAGAAGCTCCCGCTGCTCCAGTCGCCGCCCAGTGACGACATCTGCTACGCCACGCAGAACCGGCAGCAGGTCGTGAAGCAGATCGCGGCCGAGTGCGACGTCGTGATCGTCGTCGGCTCGCGCAACTCCTCCAACTCCGTCCGCCTCGTCGAGGTGGCCGTGGACGCCGGCGCCCGCGCCGGGTACCTGGTCGACTTCGCGCACGAGATCCAGGACGAGTGGCTGGAGGGCGCGACCACGGTCGGCCTCTCGTCCGGGGCCAGCGTCCCGGAGGACCTCGTCACCGACGTCATCTCGCACCTGGCCGCCCGCGGGTTCGATCAGCTCGAGGAGATCCTCGCCGCCGAGGAGCGGCTGGTCTTCTCGCTGCCGCAGGAGCTCAAGCGCGACATGAAGGCCGCCGCCGCCCAGCGCTGA
- the ychF gene encoding redox-regulated ATPase YchF, which produces MSLTIGIVGLPNVGKSTLFNALTSNDVLAANYPFATIEPNVGVVGLPDARLDRLSEIFDSQRIVPAPVSFVDIAGLVRGASKGQGRGNAFLANIRDASAICQVVRAFSDPNVVHVDGKVSPRDDIETINTELILADLGTVEKALPRLEKEAKTRKERAGAYAAAKAAHELLNGGTTIFEGAAKAGIDVDELQDLHLLTAKPFLYVFNVDEAELANEAFLDELRALVAPAEAVFMDAKIESELIGLDDAEKRELLSAIGQDEPGLNQLIRVGFRTLGLQTYLTAGPKESRAWTVPIGATAPEAAGVIHTDFQRGFIKAEVVSFTDLDAAGSMAAAKAAGKVRIEGKEYVMADGDVVEFRFNV; this is translated from the coding sequence GTGAGTCTCACCATCGGCATCGTCGGCCTGCCCAACGTCGGCAAGAGCACCCTTTTCAACGCGCTCACCAGCAACGACGTGCTCGCCGCGAACTATCCGTTCGCGACCATCGAGCCCAACGTCGGCGTGGTCGGCCTGCCCGACGCCCGGCTGGACCGGCTGTCGGAGATCTTCGACTCACAGCGCATCGTCCCCGCCCCGGTCTCCTTCGTCGACATCGCCGGCCTCGTCCGGGGTGCGTCCAAGGGACAAGGCCGTGGCAACGCGTTCCTCGCCAACATCCGCGACGCGAGCGCGATCTGCCAGGTCGTCCGCGCCTTCAGCGACCCGAATGTCGTCCACGTCGACGGCAAGGTCTCGCCGCGCGACGACATCGAGACGATCAACACCGAGCTGATCCTCGCTGACCTCGGGACCGTCGAGAAGGCGTTGCCGCGGCTGGAGAAGGAAGCCAAGACGCGCAAGGAGCGGGCCGGGGCGTACGCCGCCGCCAAGGCCGCCCACGAACTGCTCAACGGCGGCACCACGATCTTCGAAGGCGCGGCCAAGGCCGGGATCGACGTCGACGAGCTGCAGGACCTGCACCTGCTCACGGCCAAGCCGTTCCTCTACGTCTTCAACGTCGACGAAGCCGAACTGGCCAACGAGGCGTTCCTCGACGAGCTGCGGGCACTGGTCGCCCCCGCCGAGGCGGTCTTCATGGACGCCAAGATCGAATCCGAGCTGATCGGCCTCGACGACGCGGAGAAGCGCGAGCTGCTCTCCGCGATCGGCCAGGACGAGCCCGGCCTCAACCAGCTCATCCGGGTCGGCTTCCGGACCCTCGGCCTGCAGACCTACCTGACCGCCGGCCCGAAGGAATCCCGCGCCTGGACCGTCCCGATCGGGGCGACGGCACCCGAGGCGGCCGGCGTGATCCACACCGACTTCCAGCGCGGCTTCATCAAGGCCGAGGTCGTCTCCTTCACCGACCTCGACGCGGCGGGCTCGATGGCCGCGGCGAAGGCAGCCGGCAAGGTACGCATCGAGGGCAAGGAGTACGTCATGGCGGACGGAGACGTCGTGGAGTTCAGGTTCAACGTCTGA
- a CDS encoding RNA polymerase sigma factor produces MDDPVGYDDVLRSAREGDEAAFRLVYRALQPDLLRYLTTLVGAEAEDVSAEAWLQIVRDLDRFRGGWSDFRGWAVTIARNRALDLLRRQQRRPAVPLPVTEFVGVADPADTAVSAVDRITTYQAIELIATLPREQAEAIILRVLFGFDAAATGNIMRKRPGAVRTATHRGLRTLRERLDDGDVTALAPVTLDEVR; encoded by the coding sequence GTGGACGACCCAGTCGGGTACGACGACGTCCTGCGCTCGGCGCGCGAGGGCGACGAGGCGGCGTTCCGGTTGGTCTATCGGGCATTGCAGCCGGATCTGCTCCGTTATCTGACCACTTTGGTGGGTGCGGAGGCCGAGGACGTCTCGGCCGAGGCGTGGCTGCAGATCGTCAGGGATCTCGACCGGTTTCGGGGCGGCTGGTCCGATTTCCGCGGCTGGGCGGTCACCATCGCCCGGAATCGGGCGCTTGACCTGCTGCGACGGCAGCAGCGAAGGCCGGCGGTGCCGTTGCCGGTGACGGAGTTCGTCGGGGTGGCTGACCCGGCCGACACGGCGGTGAGCGCGGTGGACCGGATCACGACGTATCAGGCGATCGAGTTGATCGCGACGCTGCCGCGGGAGCAGGCGGAGGCGATCATTCTGCGTGTCCTGTTCGGCTTCGACGCCGCCGCGACCGGGAACATCATGCGCAAACGCCCAGGCGCTGTGCGTACTGCCACACATCGGGGATTGCGCACCCTGCGGGAGCGACTGGACGACGGGGATGTAACGGCTCTGGCCCCGGTGACGCTGGATGAGGTGAGATGA
- a CDS encoding 4a-hydroxytetrahydrobiopterin dehydratase → MGAVWRRDQTDYLTDALSQLTGWTRDLRGLRRTLTLDDSQHRELAEHITVYADAAEVRAQVRRLDGHTQIQLCTPDGGPLTPNEVSLAARIEAAYGEITNR, encoded by the coding sequence ATGGGAGCAGTCTGGCGGCGGGACCAGACCGACTACCTGACCGATGCCTTGTCACAGCTCACGGGCTGGACACGAGACCTGCGCGGGTTGCGTCGCACGCTCACCCTCGACGACTCGCAACACCGTGAACTCGCCGAGCACATCACGGTATACGCGGACGCGGCCGAAGTTCGCGCACAGGTCAGGCGTCTCGACGGGCACACCCAGATCCAGCTCTGTACGCCCGACGGCGGCCCGCTCACCCCGAACGAAGTCTCGTTGGCCGCCCGGATCGAGGCGGCGTACGGCGAGATCACGAACCGCTAG